The genomic stretch TACCATACTCattactattggaacaagttctCACCCTTACCTGAATTCCTTGCAAAATTTCTGAATTGAAACCTTCGCTCTTTTTCCTTGATCACCTTGCCACTTGCCAATTTACTAATTTTTCTCAAATgtgaaaatctctctaaacatAGGTTTCTCATATTCCTTATTTTTAGGGTAAACTTTTCCGAATGACCAATTCGACCCAAACTTAACTATCTCATATTCCTTCCTCCcactaactttctcaatttctcatatttgatccaattattctatcttcactaattaatataataaaaataaataaaatattatttttaattatcaaaacaattctaaattattctacttacTTTTGTCATTCCTCTATACCCCTAACTCAAGAATACATACTCCGCCAACACCTaaccataaaataaatcatcaaaaaccataattcaaacaattaaaatataataaaatatctaataaaaaaGGGGGTGTTATAATATTTGTCAAGAAGGTTTTGATCACGATGACTCTTTCCAATGCTTTAGTCAATCTTAGTTTTAATCATGACATGCGAGCTTAATTGTATGATAGTTGTCCTATGGAGGTTGCTCTTGCCTATTTGTCTGATTTGTTAGGGGAAATTTGTGTCTACTGTTTTTGATTTTGGGCTTCTTTAGTCCttctttttttttcaaacaacaaaaaaaaaGTTCCCTTAAGCCGGTTCTTCTACAAGAACATCCGATATCATATACATGAGCGCGAGTTCTAATATGCAATACTATTTATTTTTAAAAGATAAATTTCTAACTTCtactttattttaaaaaataaaaataaaaagataatAACTACCTAATCTGACAAAAGCAAAGATGCAaggcaaaaaaaaaaaaaatcaaaacaaaaacacgAATTAAAAACTAGTTACAAAAATTACATCTCAGTCAATAGGAACTACCTTTCAATGGGAAAAAAAAACTCCTAAAAACAAAAAACAAATTTCTAGTAAAAAAAAAAACCTTTGATATTGATGCTAATGTCAATGCAATTCAAATTTATGAAAGTCTAATGCGAAATATACACAGTAAAATATCAAATAAGCTGTGAATGCATGTTTTCTCTCTCAAAAAAAGATAAAGAGAGAATTTACTTTGACCGAAAAGCATGAAAACTCTTAAAACTTTACTACTAATAACGAAAATAACTTTGCATTTACCCGAAAATCCATCGAATGAGACGCGCAAAATCACATTAAAACCACAAAATCAAGAAAGAATTATGTTTGGTAGCCGTCATTGGTTACAGAATTACACCGGCAAATATTtgtttaattttttaattttttaatacaaaaaaaagaaaaaaaaatggcGCGTCTCTTTCTCTCTCCCCTGAGTAACAAGCAAGCAATTAAACCTCCATTTAATGCAATTGCACCCTCTCAATACGCTCTGCAATTACTCTTCTCTGCCATTTTTTTCTCTATCTGTTCCCCACTCCCTCTCTATCTTCCTTCAATgctctctctttctctctctaaAACAACCgtttctttcttcttcttctgaccTTTTCTTATTCCCATATTAACCTTCTCAATCCACAATCTCTCTTCTTCTCTCAACAACTTTACACCACAGATCTATACTCACTCTTTGGTAAGCTCATTTTCTCTTAACATTCTTAACTTTCGTTAAGATCGTAACCGTTTCTGCAAAATGTGTGCGTTTTTTTTAATATTGCTTTGTTTTTTATCTAGGGCTAGCTGAATACGTAAGAGAAAAAAAAGCACTCCGAGATCTTAAACACCGTCATGAAATATGTAAAACCTGAATCTCTGAAGTGAAGAAAATCAAACCCTTGAGAAGCTATGATAAAAGAGTAGCAACGATGGTGTGTTTGGATCAACGTCATATTTGAATCTTCTCACTCTTTGACAGGTTGGTAGGTCGTGTTTTTATCAACTTTTCAACTCACTTTCTTCATGTCTTTTTCTAAATATCTCTTCACTTTTTTCACATCTCTTCAATTCATCTTAACCTTGTTGACAGAAAATTTGCTACCGAAATTCTAGTATAATTTGAATGaagatatatattttttttaatttaatttaattttttaaaattattttccctttttaTCTTAACAATGAGTCTAATATCCGTCTCGATCCTCTACATCCACGTTATTCACAACATCTTTACTATCagttttttttcttctttatcagaaaaaagaaagaaaaatttaaattaatttatttgaTTATACACCAGAAGGAAAAGTTGATGTCTTTGTCTTGTTTCTTTATCGTACATACTTTATACTCGAATTATTTTGTAGTTATATTtaatttagttttttttaattaGGTTGAAAAACTATAAGGCTTCTGAAACCGTAAAGATCTGAAGATAGGTAGAAAGACTTATTACAATGTTTCAGTCAAACCTTTTGGAAGCTGGTCAGTTCCATCCATTAGAGATGATGCAAAACACTTCTGAAAGCGATGTTCCACGAATCCGTGAAGATGAATGTTTCGAGAGTGCCACTAAATCCTACAGTGAAAACCATGAAGGTGGTGCTGCTTCTGGTGAAGAACAAGAACCACGTCCCAAAAGAAAACGTTACCACCGCCATACTCAGCACCAGATCCAAGAAATGGAATCGTAAGAATTGAGTTTTTATAATCTCTTTGTCTTTTCAAGAAGTTGTTAAGTATGTTTTTATTTTCTGTTGCAGTTTCTTCAAGGAGTGTCCACATCCGGATGATAAACAAAGGAAGGAGCTAAGCAGAGAGTTAGGGTTAGAGCCATTGCAGGTTAAGTTTTGGTTTCAAAACAAACGAACTCAGATGAAGGTGAGTTTCTATTTTTCTGCGTATAAAAAAGTATTTTATATTGTTTTTTAGTGAACGAGGTTGTGTGTTTTGTTGCAGACACAACATGAACGTTCAGAGAATTCGCAGCTTAGGGCAGAAAATGAGAAGCTTAGGGCAGATAATATGAGGTATAGGGAAGCTCTTAGCAATGCTTCATGCCCTAATTGTGGTGGTCCTACAGCTATAGGTGAAATGTCATTTGATGAACATCATTTGAGGCTTGAAAACGCAAGGCTACGAGAAGAGGTACTTCACTTTTGATATTTTGTTTTCATGTGTCAAATTTGCCATTTTTCtctatctttttcttttttttcaacaTCAAAGCTAAACGTGAGTACAATAGACACTCTTTAAAGTCCAAGGCTAAAAAGCACAAAAGTGTAACAAACGACTAAATCAATGGTACCACAAAAGCCAAAAACTTAAGGTCATGATTAGAGTCTATAGATAAACACTCTAATAGATTGCCACATTATTCACAATAAAATCATGGGTTGGTCTTCACACTTCATGAAAACCATCTTCATCATTAATACCTTAAGAATACTCCACTAGCCATTATGATAGAGTCACTTCTTCTTAAAGAAAATGCATTCATCTATAGTTGTTATACATATTAGAAAAGCTACACGGCAAACCGGCAACAAGCTGCGCGCGCTGCCAACTCTTTATAGACGGAAAAACCAATCTTCTTAAAAATTGATTGAACCAACCCAACTTGTCAATTAGTATACCTAGACTTAGGAGACACAACATTGCCATGCATTTATTGAGAAGAAATTTGTATTTATTGAGAGTTTTGCTCTATAAATCAAACGATTCATATATGACTGCAACACCATACAACAACAATAAAAGATCATCCAAGTTCGTAATTTTTAATGCCACATGAAATCTAACCATTTCTTATTAtgcatttttttctttaaaatgtaACACATATATTAACtataaatttataatttttttcaGATTGATAGGATTTCGGCAATTGCAGCGAAATATGTAGGAAAACCAGTGGTAAACTATTCCAACATTTCACCATCTCTTCCACCGCGCCCATTAGAAATTGGTTTTGGTAACCAACAAGGGATTGGTACCATGGACATATATGGTGGTAGTGGAGATCTTCTAAGGACATTAAGTGGACCGACCGCAGCAGACAAACCAATAATAATAGAATTAGCTGTTGCAGCCATGGAAGAACTAACTGGTATGGCACAAATGGTTGAACCTCTTTGGTTAAGTACTACACTTGATGGAGCTGCCACGGTTCTTAATGAAGACGAATATGTTAGGTCATTTCCTCGTGGAATTGGACCGAAACCTAATGGATTTAAATGCGAAGCTTCTAGAGAAACTTGTGTTGTTATCATGAATCATGTCAACCTTGTTGAGATTCTCATGGATGTGGTATGTTTTACTATACACATTCTCTCTTTATTATTATCTAGTACTTTGCTTCCCCTCCAAACTTGAGTACATGCTTTTAAAATCGTGGTTGCGATCCCCGTTGATCCATGTAGCCGACCCGATTTAGTGTGATAAGTCTTGATTGTTGTATTATTTTTTAATGTTATGATATTAATTATGATTCACTTTTTGTTATGTTTTAGAATCAATGGTCGACAGTGTTCGCTGGTATTGTTTCAAGAGCTATGACTGTGGAAGTGTTGTCAACTGGGGTGGCAGGGAACTACAATGGTGCATTACAAGTGGTAAATAACAAAACCTTagtttttaaagaaaaacatcatttctttggttccaaaaaatcacaaaaatatcaaaattaacGAGAACGAATGCGATTGTAACGTTTGATTGTGCAGATGACAGCAGAATTTCAAGTACCTTCACCTCTCGTGCCAACTCGTGAGAGTTACTTTGTAAGATATTGTAAACAACATACGGATGGGACATGGGCAGTTGTGGATGTTTCTTTGGATAATTTGCGCCCCAGTCCTTCATCCCGATGCAGAAGAAGGCCTTCTGGTTGCTTAATACAAGAAATGCCTAATGGCTACTCCAAGGTAACTTATCAACCATTACTCATTCAAATTTCATTAGTATCTATGTGTTGAGCATTAATGTCTTGCAATATATAGGTGACATGGGTTGAGCATGTAGAAGTGGATGACAGAGGTGTTCATAATCTATACAAGCAACTTGTTAGCACCGGACACGCATTTGGCGCAAAACGCTGGGTTGCAACATTAGATCGACAATGTGAAAGGCTCGCTAGCTCCATGGCAACAAACATTCCCACAGTAGACGTCGGCGGTATAAATGAATCATGAATCAATATTTATATTTTATTGTTATTAGAATAAGCAATTAATATCGGAAACTAATGATTTTTGAATTAGTGATAACTAACCAAGAAGGGAGGAAGAGTATGCTGAAACTGGCGGAGAGAATGGTAATAAGCTTTTGTGGTGGAGTGAGTGCTTCAACAGCACACACATGGACAACACTGTCTGGAACAGGAGCAGATGATGTGAGAGTGATGACGCGTAAGAGTGTCGATGATCCTGGAAGACCTCCCGGTATTGTTCTTAGTGCTGCTACTTCTTTTTGGCTTCCGGTTCCACCGAAACAAGTCTTCGATTTCCTTCGCGACGAGAACTCGAGAAATGAGGTAAAGTTTTAGCTTAAGCTAGCTGCATATAACTGTTTGTTACTAGGCCAATTATTCGACAGTAGTCTAATTTGGTTTTTATCTTTTTTATTAACAGTGGGATATTCTTTCCAACGGCGGAGCAGTCCAAGAAATGGCACACATTGCTAACGGAAGAGAAACCGGAAACTGTGTCTCGCTACTAAGAGTAAATGTAAGATCATATATATTTATGGTTTAACCATTGAATCAACTGAACAATGAAGTTTAACTTTTAACGATTTTAATTTTGTTTAGAGTGCGAATTCAAGTCAGAGCAACATGCTGATACTACAAGAGAGTGTAACAGATTCAACCGGCTCATTTGTTATCTATGCACCAGTAGATATTGTTGCTATGAATGTAGTTCTAAACGGAGGAGATCCAGATTATGTAGCACTTCTTCCATCAGGATTTGCTATACTTTCCGATGGAAATGGAAGCGATGAATCTGGAGCACAAGCTGGGGGTGGATCGCTTTTGACGGTTGCGTTTCAAATATTGGTTGATTCTGTTCCAACTGCTAAACTTTCACTTGGATCTGTTGCTACGGTTAATAGTCTTATTGCTTGTACTGTTGAGAGAATCAAAGCTTCTTTATCTGGTGAAGCTGTTTGATTTTGCTTCATGACTATTGGAGAAGGGTTTTCAGGTAACTAAGCTCATTATGGACTTTTTCATTCTTAATATATAGGCTGCAAGCTTTTATATTACACTAAACCGCGTATATGGCCACAGCGATGCAGAGACCCTAAACCCTAAATCCTATATTATCGCACTTATATGATTACAATAGTTTTGCAGTTGTAACTACTATTTAGATCACAATTTAAAACCATAGATTTGACATTATACCAACTTCAATTATTTCATTTAAATGTTATTTTTAACTTTGTTGCAGTTACAAGGATTAATGAGAAGCATTGCTTTGAaggaaaaaaaaatcaaaggtGGTGAGGAACTTAATTAGGCTTAATTTGCAAAAATGGGGAGAAGTCAAGAGCGCACCTTGCAAATCCTTTCTTAATTAAGATGATTAATTAAGAGGATTAATT from Lathyrus oleraceus cultivar Zhongwan6 chromosome 7, CAAS_Psat_ZW6_1.0, whole genome shotgun sequence encodes the following:
- the LOC127104007 gene encoding homeobox-leucine zipper protein HDG2, yielding MFQSNLLEAGQFHPLEMMQNTSESDVPRIREDECFESATKSYSENHEGGAASGEEQEPRPKRKRYHRHTQHQIQEMESFFKECPHPDDKQRKELSRELGLEPLQVKFWFQNKRTQMKTQHERSENSQLRAENEKLRADNMRYREALSNASCPNCGGPTAIGEMSFDEHHLRLENARLREEIDRISAIAAKYVGKPVVNYSNISPSLPPRPLEIGFGNQQGIGTMDIYGGSGDLLRTLSGPTAADKPIIIELAVAAMEELTGMAQMVEPLWLSTTLDGAATVLNEDEYVRSFPRGIGPKPNGFKCEASRETCVVIMNHVNLVEILMDVNQWSTVFAGIVSRAMTVEVLSTGVAGNYNGALQVMTAEFQVPSPLVPTRESYFVRYCKQHTDGTWAVVDVSLDNLRPSPSSRCRRRPSGCLIQEMPNGYSKVTWVEHVEVDDRGVHNLYKQLVSTGHAFGAKRWVATLDRQCERLASSMATNIPTVDVGVITNQEGRKSMLKLAERMVISFCGGVSASTAHTWTTLSGTGADDVRVMTRKSVDDPGRPPGIVLSAATSFWLPVPPKQVFDFLRDENSRNEWDILSNGGAVQEMAHIANGRETGNCVSLLRVNSANSSQSNMLILQESVTDSTGSFVIYAPVDIVAMNVVLNGGDPDYVALLPSGFAILSDGNGSDESGAQAGGGSLLTVAFQILVDSVPTAKLSLGSVATVNSLIACTVERIKASLSGEAV